One stretch of Oceanispirochaeta sp. DNA includes these proteins:
- a CDS encoding CorA family divalent cation transporter — translation DYLAYSLMDTIIDNYIHIIERLGEQIEDIEVEILDNPGKSALTKINIYKRELNYLRKSIRPAREFILQLSRHESDLIHEDTRPYLKDLLDLSTQAVEIIDTYRDMLTDHLEIYNTLVNNRLNEIMKVLTIFSAVFIPLTFIAGIYGTNFEYLPELKFRYAYFIFWGVLIVVAMTMLRYFKKKKWL, via the coding sequence GACTATCTGGCCTACTCCCTGATGGATACGATCATTGATAATTATATCCATATCATTGAGCGTCTGGGAGAACAGATCGAAGATATCGAAGTTGAAATTCTGGATAACCCCGGTAAGTCTGCTCTGACAAAGATCAACATATATAAAAGAGAATTGAACTACCTGCGCAAGTCGATCCGGCCTGCCAGAGAATTCATTCTGCAGTTGAGCCGACATGAATCGGATCTGATTCATGAAGATACTAGGCCCTATCTCAAAGATCTCCTGGACCTATCCACACAAGCCGTAGAAATCATTGATACCTACAGGGATATGCTGACAGACCACCTTGAAATCTACAATACCCTGGTCAACAACCGGCTCAATGAGATCATGAAGGTACTGACCATATTCTCTGCCGTCTTTATCCCCCTGACCTTCATTGCCGGAATTTACGGAACCAATTTTGAATATCTTCCTGAGTTAAAATTCAGGTATGCCTACTTCATTTTCTGGGGTGTTCTCATTGTTGTAGCAATGACGATGCTTCGTTATTTCAAAAAGAAGAAATGGCTGTAG